In Episyrphus balteatus chromosome 4, idEpiBalt1.1, whole genome shotgun sequence, the sequence aattttgaggttatgtgaaaaaatttttgatacaaaagttgtagatctttttattacctacaactttgtcataaaacttttttctataggacttgtagttttgccggaaatcgaggtataccattttttaccattaaaaactcaacccacccacttcccgaactcggctcgcccgtaatttatttttcctttaattttcatcatattcacctccttttccaatgggtttcattctactatgattttttttggtttcaaaaattatcgaccctggtctaataAATAGTGATTTATAAATCAATTAAGTGTTGTTTATTGTGATTTTGTGAATAATTTtggttatttaaacaaaaagcgTCGATTGATGGCGGGTGtggtatatttttaataaaacaacctTACATTGTAAATAAATCAGCAACCAGGACACcgaaaaacttttggttttcagttataaatagaacttaaagagaccttccttttgatgtctcactcgatggatttggaggaaatttataaaaatgcatttttttttggcaaggggttaaccttgattttttctcaaaaatctgaaaaaaattaatttgaaatttttttaccggAATGCATAGGGCTGTTCACTGTGACTTCGTATCTGTTATCTAAAACTAATtttgagactttggtcaaaagatatcgactTCGGAAtgtaagaagaaagaaaaatcaaatttttggttgaaaatatctcaggaaccagacctccatTAAACTCtcagttttcagttatgaatagagcctaAAGAACGCTTTCCTCtactcaatggatttggagacaatttttaaaaacgtatttttttttgacaaggggattttggatttttttcgaaaatctaaaaaaactattttttaattttttacctaaatgtATTGTATATTACGTGTTGATTATAAACTCATATCTTTAATTCAAAACCGATTTCGAGACTTGTGTAAAAAGATATCGGCttagaaatttaagaaaaagaatgaaaaaaaaatatttacttggaAATATCCCAGGAATCAGAGCTCTAAGAAACTTTTGGATTTCAGCTATGAATAAAGCTTGAAGAGACCTTGTTTAAGATCACTTGAttaagagaaacaaaaaaaaaattctacgttatatttttgtaaatcgtTTTAAAGTTATAGTTTCTAACTTGAGTTACATACCTACATCAAATTAAAGACCAACTTTTTCCTGTGTAAATTTTATCGTTTGATTCTTATCTCGATAACGATCTTTTACAAGTTCTGAAATGACAAATTTGCTTCACTAATTTTACCATATTTCAGTTCAGAGTATAACCAAAGAGTAAATccttattttgtttaaacttaaaCTGAGTCACTGGGGTgttatgcgtaacttttttttatttataaacttaaactgttaagcctagtacgctgctgatgtgaaatcAAATTTTTCGTCGAAATACAAACGAAATTTTAGCGGAAAAATACTaagaaatgtataaaaattaaaaaaaaaagatattaaaaaaagaaaacacaaatttaagAAAAGCATGTCATTTTCATTCGAAATGCAGAACTATgcagatgaaacaaaaaatcttaaatttctaGTTCAAATTAGAAGTTTTACTTGCTTTCACAAATTTTAGTTATTTAGTACACACAGATTTTCattgattgatttaaaaatgtatgcatttatttttcttctttcaagaaTCCAAGACCAATACCTTCTTGGAAAGGAATCTACAATGCAATGGTTGAAAAAACTGGATGCCTTTCAATTGAATCACTAACAACAAAATTTCGCCACTATGACATTGATATGGACCTGGAAGATTGTCTCACTATGACAATTACAACTCCAAATGTAACTTAAAAAAACTGACTTTacttaaaacaaatttgatttCCTAAACTTAAATGAAGATTACAGGAAACTATCCAGTTCTTGTTTATATTCATGGAGAAGGCCTATTCGATGGAAGAAATAATGAAGCACCTCCTGAGtatcttttagaaaaagatATTGTTCTAGTTACACCTCAATACCGTTTGGGACCATTTGGTTTTCTTTCAACCCTATCTGAAGACATACCAGGAAATGTTGGTGTTATGGATATATATTTAGcattgaattttatcaaaacttttATAACAAGTTTTGGTGGAGATCCAAATAAGATAACATTGGCTGGACAAGTTGGTGGAGCAGCTATTGCACATGCCCTTACTTTATCACCAATTGTAAGAATTTATCTTTTTCCTATTTTCGATGAAAATTCATGGTTTTGTGTATTTAAAGGTTCAACCTGGTTTATTTCATCAAGTTATCTACCACTCAGGATCAGCTTTAAGTCCTGTCTTTATCGATGACAATCCTCGAGATCATGCATTGGATATTGCACAACGAGCTGGATGCACAAATTTGACAACATTATTTGATTTAGATGATTGTCTTATGAGATTGAATCCTATTCAACTATTATCCGCTTACATTGAACATGCTGTGAGTACCTTTTAAGTGAAGTCTATAAGATTTTAGGTGAAATAATgggtaaatatttatttcagaGAGACAATGTTCAAAATGGTGGAAATCATTTCACAATCGGAAGTCCAGTTTTACCAGTTCATCCAACAGTTTTGATGGCAGCTATGAAGAATTTTTCATACCCAGCTATGGGTGGTGTTCCGCGAAATGCTGGAACTCTTCTTTTAACTCGTGAGTATCTTTTGCTTTCATCAAAGaatttgggttggggtcaaaatcccaaaaactgaaatcccgaaaacccaaaatctcgaaaatccagaatcccgaaaatccaaaatcccgaaaaagcagaatcccgaaaacccagaatcccgataatccaaaatcccgaaaatctaaaatcccgaaaatccggaatcccgaaaacccaaaatccagaaaatccaatatcatgaaaaccaaaaatcccgaaaattcAGAATCCCAAAAACCCAGAATTCCGacaatccaaaatcccgaaaatctaaaatcccgaaaatccttGGGTTGGGGCCAAAATCCCAAAAactgaaatcccgaaaacccaaaatcccgaaaatccagaatcccgaaaatccaaaatcccgaaaaagcagaatcccgaaaacccagaatcccgataatccaaaatcccgaaaatccggaatcccgaaaacccaaaatccagaaaatccaatatcatgaaaaccaaaaatccagaatccaaaatcccgaaaacccagaatcttgaaaacccaaaatcccgaaaacccagaatcccgaaaatccaaaatcccgaaaacccagaatcccgataatccaaaatcccgaaaatccggaatcccgaaaattcaaaaatctcgaaaacccagATTTCCTggaatccaaaatcccgaaaactcagaatccaaaaaattcaaaattccgaaaaacaaaatttctggggtttcgggattctggattttcggTTTTCTGGCTCTTCTGGATTCAAAACTTCGGAATTGTGTGCGTCTCCCCAAGAACTTGTATTCTcaagaaacttttctttttcAGAAATCTTTCAAGGCGACTTTAATGGACTAATTCCTGATGATGAATACAATGCTTTTGGCTATATCAATCACGTTTTGGAACAGATTGTCGGACAAGATGATAAAATGATTATGACCAGTTTTGCACATCATGAATTTTTTACTCCAGAACTCTTGGAGAATGGAACTTTTAGTTCCTTAGTTCCTTCTTTGGTGGATGTAGGTTAATCTTATGCATTTCTTgctctaaaaattaattaaagtctTTCCTTCCAGATGGCTGGAACTCTCATGTACAAGCTACCCGTTCTACTTGCCCTCAATATGAATCAAAAATATCTCCCACATCAAACATTTCTCTATTCATTCGATTATCGAGGAGAATTTAATCGCTATCCGGATTTAGATGAAGAATTAAACAATCAAAGCCCATTCAAAGCTGGAGTCTCCCTTACTGACGAAGCACTCTATTTATTCCCCAACCCCGATCATGTGAAACATCTCAATCCAACCGATACGTTAATTGCAAAACAAATGGTTGAACTATGGACATCATTTGTTATCAATGGTCAACCATCGATGGCCTCTAATCGTGGGGGATATTGGCCACCAATGACAACTTTATATGGACCATATTTGAAGATTGATGAGACATTAACTGTCGGTGGTAATTATTTCAAGGAATTTACAGCAACAAGAAATGATCATGAGCGGGGTATTAAGCTGATAAGAGATAATTATTATAAGAAGaaagaaaatgaagaagaagaaagaagtattattattattgataatTTAAACTGAGGAGGCCTActtttggaaataaatttttttgtgatagAAATATCTGTTCTTGATTTATTAATTGCtaattaaataaatgaatttataattGGAGTGACATTATCAGGTTCTTGAATTCACTTTTATACGTTTAAAGTTAAACTGTTGCACATTACGTgtaacttaatttaaatttgttaaaaaagggtGGGatcataaaaaaactaaaacttgaaactaagaagaaaacttaaagaaaaaatttttgactgaGAATTTTAAACAGAACCATTGATATGGTCTCACTTTCACAAGGGGAGCAAACAgtaaacttttattgaaaactaTGTTTGTGAATTTActtcttgaaaaacaaaatcacctactgataatttttggaaaacaaagtTTTAGTCTACAGAAATGATTTTAAGCTTTAACTCttcaaatttttaacttaaaggtCACTATCTATCGTTTTTACAAAACATTAGGCTTAAATGTAGAGCTAAATAGTCTGTTTTTACTAGATCCCAAATGAGATAGTTTCTCAAATTCtctcattttaaaattataatttcttaTACGATTTGACGAAATGaaagaatttacaaaattactcgtaattgtttttgaaataaatgagtgattccgataaataaagtattttgtctatttttcaattttctctaaaagtagaaggcatagacacattatgatttttatgatttgataagaaatcaattaaggaaGTTTACTTTGTtgatcaatttcgtattgaagtccacagtctttgtgaaaattgtactcaatgtgctttttaaactttttttttttacaagttttgactttgaaatcgggtatttcaaaaacaattgattaaaataacttcattttaaaattaatattaagtttataattctaacttttgaaaaaagtatcaatcacaaatgtaagtgttgccgttgttttttaataattttttttaattttaagtattttttttagaaaattgcccccaCCACCAAAATGGGGAGACATagacccccccctcccatagtaaacaatgattgtatttaacccctcaacaaaatctcattatcaatTCTTGgcgcttaagttatcgtactttctcctcaaatgtttctgttttacttgagtaaaactaaaaatgcgagaaaaagataaattaaaatggccatacttcggttaattttcaatgaaaaaatttagtgagcacagcattttgaaggaaatttaatcttctttttttctttggagcaatgtttatgtctatctcaacccaaaaaaaatgtacaactaaaaaagcaaaaaaaaaactcaaaaaatcgatttttttgataatttttttatgattgattcgactattttggtatggaaatttttttttcaatttttaaaaaaacattatttcaatagaaaatacaattctctacaaaaagttttatgtgcaatatatcaaaattttgcttggtttacgaggtatattaaaaaaaaccaaaaagggggcttttgcacccctatcttcagtttccaccctctcatttaatagcactccgcggttttatcttttctTATAATCCATttaacgattcctgcaataaaaacccgtgaacgtcttagttcctttctaaacgacataatcaatagcctaataAATCAACAAAGATTGAAAACTTCGGGTTATTTTTAATATTGCTTTGGATATTTAACAATGCTGCCGAAATGATGTCCGAAAACTAATGATATTAAAAGggctttagttaaaaaaaaaactttgctaaCTCGCAGGACTTTTTATACTATTAACAAAAACCAcctttaaaaagttgaaatgtCGATAATTTTGGGTATTcgtttttgactaaaattagATACCTAGAAGCTGAAAATTGAAGAATAAGATCTTATTAGCTCATCCAGTTAATTATTGAAAACGATATattattttaccaaaaactCGTGGTTCAAGGGAATCGCAATGCTATTTATAGATAGCCTGAGGCCTATTTCACAGCTTAATACATCAACTATTTTGAGTTTATACCATAACAATTATTTCAATCGAACTCAACTACTGATTTTTGAGGTCGCTGATGCGATTTAGATTGATTACTAGAAATACCAACCCGATGACATAAACTTTTAGACTGGAGAATAATTGTCGCTGAGTTAGCGCACATTTTAACTGATGAAAATCATGCGCTGGAGAAactttaaaatatgaaatattgCACATACCaaaatttacaataaattgGGCACATCGGAGCTATGGACTCCCATGGTCAATTTTGCTCATAagaattttggtaaaaaaaaacattacaattATGTACTTAAGATTTTTGTATGTGATAAAATTCGGCCATATAAAactagttttatataaaaactatttcGTGAATTCTTAGCTGCATTTGGTAATATCAGATTTCTTTTGTGATGTTAAATCTCTCGATAATACTTAAAGCGTCATGCCGCACAGTGGGACGACTCAtggtaataattaaaaaataaaactattttagcGGTTCTTGAAATTAATTGGTAAGTGATCCCTcaatgcaataaaatttttggcATTTATTTATTAGTCCATAAGTTATAAACACGTGAACATAGcctttttccgttttttttttttataaagagctttaaggtgtttttgtttcaGCTAATTGTTGTGCAAATATATTTCTCCTGTGAAAATTAGATTAATAATTGAGTATATTAATAGTCaaggtattttaattaaaatagtttgttcgtgtgtctttttttttaatggtgattTTAAATGTGTTAGTGCGatatgaggaaaaaaaatattttcaaattttaagtcgAGTTTTCAAAATATGGTCAAATATGGTTGTTGgggtttttttagttttataataaGCAATGTGTCTATAAACCGAATCAAGTGAAAAATCTTGCGCAAGTTTGCGCCATTTTAAGTAAATTGACATTTTTAGGTTCAACTGCGTACATAAAAAATGGTGACTTATTCACAATATGGCTCGATTGTggaaatttcaaactttttcaacaaaattaagcAGTTAATTGGATTGGAAGAGCTTAATGGAGGAAAAATgccaaatttaaagaaatttcgagGCTTTTTGTGTCAGTTTGACGCAAAAATGGCAGCATTGCTATAGAAAGAAGGAGAGCTTTATGGAGGGTAACCAACGATggtttcacttttatttttttggcaagtTCGTAGACCAGAACATAAGCTTCTgtttgatgaaagaaaaaaattattctagaGAACTTCAGGCAAAAAATGGGACCTCTGGTGGACATACCCAAACCTGTTTATGGCACAACAAATGATGTCAATAAAAGTCGACGTTCTTTTTCGAATCCAAAGTTGAGTTCCGAAATATCCCGTATTGATAACAATGTCTTCTTtaaatttgcattaattttgaCAACACTCGTTGCTGGTCAAGAAATAAATATGGACAGTGTCCATTGGACACGTTTGAAGAACTAAttcttggaacaaaaaatctGTATCTTTCGAAGTACACCTGGTACTGTATGCCTAGCAGTGTATATAAACTTTTACTCCATGCAAAAAACATAATAAGGTTTTTTGATTTACCTATACCTAGGTGTTCTTCGATAGAAGCGTTGTTGGAAGCaaggtacaaaaaaatatggaaaactaGTTTGGATCATACTCAAAAGAGTTCGATGTTGAATTCAATTACCGACTTGATTAATCATTTGCTTATTACGTCAGATCCTCAAATTTAAAGCATCAGATCTAATGCTGAATTTCAATCCTCAAAAAGTGAtccaaatataaattttagatCTTTTAGATAGATCTTAGTAATATGCATAATTCTTCCGAAAGTGATAGTGATTActttatgtatattgtatagaagtataaatttgtttaactatttatttagcttttaaaataatgtaatctagttagcaaaacataagcaaacaattataaataaaaataaaaacaagttcgctgctcagctctttaaaaaaaaatatcctagaTTCATATGTTTTAGTGTatcaatttctttgtttttaggtTGCAATCATAGATATAAGTGCTAAAATACTATTTCAAGCATGTTTGactgaatttcttattttattcccaagatattaattttgccaTTTTTCCCATACACTCGTTCCACTGTGTGCCGTGTGGCAGGCAAAAATTAATGATGTCAATAGTGTCAATTTCTTTGACCGTTATAGCTCAAAACTGGatattaatatcaattttttttcatgaagaaaaaaagtacgtatacgcccaagTGTACCGATTATAATATATATCTTCACGGTTTAGCTTCTCTACTTCTGgagtttgttttttaatacaaatgttGGGTGTATGGCGGTTGtcatattttctattttcatctCGGATAGTAACGTTAACGCGAGAAAATAGCTCAATTAAGAACGTAACTCAAAATCCCTaagtcatttaaaaaagaagagaaatttCCTCTTCCTCCTTAAATGCTTCtagttttacgtttttttttttgacgtgataacgtcttataaatcgatgaaccatggcagccaccacaaaaaagtgacgcaattttctagcgttacactctcgcactttcgcagtgcgacaaaaaatttaaattcaaaattaaaaataaactattagagatacaaaaatctcctaaagcttatttgaaagataatattctaaagcctaatccaaatgaaggattttaaaaaaattcagtcatttaatagggtaaacaggggtaaaacggaaagatgaaatttgggctaaaatctaaacgcgtggtcgtagagagttgattttttttgtgatagatAGATAGGAGACTGATCtaaggataactgcatttaagaaaaaaaaaaagaattctggaactccgctataacgttttgtttgaacgttgatcaggtgttgtgggtatgacaaaatgttgattatgggtaggggaaatttttttttgacaattctaaaggtgccaggtgaaagatgaaggaaaaaaaattaggtgtctcatacggatttttttccaacactctgcgtttcgcaatatgaatttttgaaaaatacctacttttttaggggtatttttgggtagtttttgattattagttttttttttcaagtaatatgTGACATTTAGGGCTGATAAatgcgcatgcatgtgcaaaaaatggaatcgttaaaagagttttgactgaatacggagaaaaataagtttttaaaaaacattttttttggccgtttttaaccgtttttcatcgttttttatgtttacctttttttctttaatagatagaggaataaagtatatagagtaatgatagaccatgactatatgtatgcgaaatttcaatcattttcaacaggttataactttttaccaagagcagatagaaatttgattaaacatttatgagcattctgatacaattacctttcaattggtatatcacacataacgctagactaactacaagccacacaatgttaaatcaagaaacttgcgaaaaacatcataccaccagtaccgtaatctcagtctggaaattccacatggttgactttacaaaattctaacttctcttgtaggcatctttgaaatgagattgatacttcatttgaaaggtgaaacaataagctttcagatggtataaaatttttttataggttgttagggaaaaaattcatttaatagcatgagaacataaaaataaatgtttttttgcttttttttcatcaaaaaagatgaaatttcatcgagtttaaaaaattctagctctttttgtagatgtctcatagacttgatctatatatatatttttagctaacaaaataagctttcagatggtgtaaacatttttatagattgttaaaaaaaatggatttaatagcgtgagaagataaatttacatgttttctttgctttttttgatgaaaatgattgtttcaaataaattattttaatactttttgctcattgtaaaaatttaaaaatggttttattatttagaagaaatatttggctttttaatggtataattttttttgtgagcttttaaaataaaaaaaattaatataatgagaaaagaaaaaaggtattttttgtagctttttcttgtaaattatgattgtttgaaataaataaacccttcaaatggctcattttaaaagcacacaacctgttttcttacaacgttatcacgtaaaatcatcgtccgtaaaccggctttacagacaacctcttttttttaaatagctccGCGTCAAATTCAAACGCTTTGAAACTTTTTAAATCATCCAAGACATCTTTACCTCAGCtgcatattttttaaacttaatgaaCTAAACAAAATGTTCCCGCAAAAATGATGCTTAGTCGGAAATCttcgtaagaaaaaaatgtgatgcTGTTTCAAAGAtgttaatgtttaaaaaaaataggtcgCAAGCTTTTTATTCCAATAGTTCTTCAAAACTTAAAGGCTTTTACACAAACATTTATTCAATGCAATtgcaattcatttttaattataaaccgAAAACTGTAGGTGCTTTCGAAATCTTAAAGCTCAACTCTAGCTGACCTTtcacaaattaaacatttaatcaTCATTGATAAGTTCCCATATAAGAACAGTATAAATATAAAGTCGCGTCGGTGTGGCATTTCATAGGCATTCAATACATTTCTCTAGGCCTTTTCTTATCacttttcgaaaacgggattcATTCTTATTATCTcttattaattttcaatttggtGTATAATCAACTTTAACAACGATAACCTCGTAAGAAATGAGTTTTCTTGCAATAAGATTTTTCTATCAGTCTAGAAATTACATTCATCGTTGCAAGATGTTCTTGCTTTGCCGTTCCATAGTCCCGGTTTTAATTTGTGTCTTTGTTTCATTTTCATATGCCCAAGAGGCTCAATATGTAGATGAATACGATTATGATCAAGGGGCTGGTGGTGGTGATGGTTATAATCCTTCTACAACACCAACAAATCCTTACGCTTATAGACCCGGTTTAAATGTAATTGTTGATCCATCTGTGAGAACTTACGTACCGAGTTATTATCGCCCGCCACCATTGCCAAGTTATAATGATCCAAATGTTATTGCTTTACCAAATGCAGCAGGCTATGTTCGTGGCAAAGAAATTCGTTCCGCGTATACGGGGAAAAATTTCAAGGCATTTTTGGGAATAAAATACGGAAGTGTCGGAAGTGGATTGGAAAGATTTCAAGtgaatagtaaaaaaaagttattttataacccattgataACCTGGTTATCTTTTTTAGGCAGCAAGACAAGcaccaatttcaaatggaattatAAATGCAACAGTTGAACCAATGGCATGTCCTCAATTCCCAGATTTACTCAAAGTTGAACAAGCTGAACGACAAGGGATCAATGTCGATGATTGTTTAACTCTTTCGATTTTTACTCCAAATGTAGGAAAATTTGGTTACAAATTGGTTGGAAATTGGTTAAAAAGTAGCTATTACATTCTAGATCTATGGAAATCACCCAGTGATGATATATGTTCATGGAGAGATGTTGTTTGATGGAAGTGCCGAAGAAGCTAAACCTGAGTATCTTCTCGAAAAggatattgttttggtttctgTGAATTATCGTTTGGCTCCGTTTGGTTTTCTTTCAACTCAAACTGATGATATTCCTGGAAATATTGCTCTGTCCGATCTTGAGTTAGCGACAAGGTGGATTGAGGAAAATATTGCAGCTTTTGGTGGTGATCCAAGGAGTGTAACTTTGTTCGGACAAGCTGGTGGGGCTACATTGGTTCATGCTTTGAGTTTGAGTGAAAGAGTGAGTGGTTTTATGAGTTATGAGTGAtttgaaactgattttttttttgtccaggtTAACCCGGTTAACTTTGATCGATTGATACTTCAATCAGGAACAGCTTTGAATCCACTTTTTATAGATGAAGATCCACTTGCAACAGCTCGAGCTATTGGCAGAGAAGCTCGTTGTCCATACAACAGTATTCATTCTCCTTATGAGTTAAACCATTGTTTGGGAAGACTAAAGACTTCAGAGCTTCTGTCGGCTTTTGTTGATCATTGTGTAagttgaaggttttttttttttaatgagaagttcaAGTCTAGACTAAATTATTTCAGAATCACAACGAAGAACGAGGATTGTACTCTTATGGAGGCTCAAAGCTTGCTGTTGGTGATAAACATGGCTACATTCCAATGCATCCAGCTTTAATGCTCAAGAATTTCAAACTTCCTCTTCTTGCTGGAATGACCAAGGATGCTGGAGCTTTCATTCTAACAAGTATGTTTAATTAAGTTCACTTTCCCGGTCGGCAAATAAATTGAAGACGGTAAGGCAGTGCGCATTTAAGCAGAAAATATTGAATAGTGAAATGCAATCTCGGTATTAAATTGTGAACTACCTTATTGATTTACTGACTGTAAAAGTGGTAATTTAGTTTAGGGCCTTTTTTAACGTGTTAACGTCttttaaatcgatgaaccatgtaggccaccacaaaaaagtgacgccattttctcccgttccactctcgcacttttgcagtgcggaaaaaatttcaattcaaaatttcaaataaactattggagatacaaatatcttctatagcttatttgaaagttgaatacatttaaagaattttaaaaaattccatcttttaatagggtaaataggggtaaaacaaaattgtaaaaaaattggctattttctaaacgcgacaatgtaaagagttgatatttttttttaatcgatagatgattttattataagactgacaatggtattgaaaaaaattctaaaaagttataaatggttttctaaaactaaaacatgaagtagacctttgacgaaaaagtgattataggtaggggacatatttttttttgacaatttgaaaaacttcattcgaaagataataaa encodes:
- the LOC129919297 gene encoding glutactin-like produces the protein MGSIRGKVIETAWTNRKVYQFIDLRYAEAPSGVSSFKNPRPIPSWKGIYNAMVEKTGCLSIESLTTKFRHYDIDMDLEDCLTMTITTPNITGNYPVLVYIHGEGLFDGRNNEAPPEYLLEKDIVLVTPQYRLGPFGFLSTLSEDIPGNVGVMDIYLALNFIKTFITSFGGDPNKITLAGQVGGAAIAHALTLSPIVQPGLFHQVIYHSGSALSPVFIDDNPRDHALDIAQRAGCTNLTTLFDLDDCLMRLNPIQLLSAYIEHARDNVQNGGNHFTIGSPVLPVHPTVLMAAMKNFSYPAMGGVPRNAGTLLLTQIFQGDFNGLIPDDEYNAFGYINHVLEQIVGQDDKMIMTSFAHHEFFTPELLENGTFSSLVPSLVDMAGTLMYKLPVLLALNMNQKYLPHQTFLYSFDYRGEFNRYPDLDEELNNQSPFKAGVSLTDEALYLFPNPDHVKHLNPTDTLIAKQMVELWTSFVINGQPSMASNRGGYWPPMTTLYGPYLKIDETLTVGGNYFKEFTATRNDHERGIKLIRDNYYKKKENEEEERSIIIIDNLN
- the LOC129919748 gene encoding glutactin-like, whose amino-acid sequence is MFLLCRSIVPVLICVFVSFSYAQEAQYVDEYDYDQGAGGGDGYNPSTTPTNPYAYRPGLNVIVDPSVRTYVPSYYRPPPLPSYNDPNVIALPNAAGYVRGKEIRSAYTGKNFKAFLGIKYGSVGSGLERFQAARQAPISNGIINATVEPMACPQFPDLLKVEQAERQGINVDDCLTLSIFTPNIYGNHPVMIYVHGEMLFDGSAEEAKPEYLLEKDIVLVSVNYRLAPFGFLSTQTDDIPGNIALSDLELATRWIEENIAAFGGDPRSVTLFGQAGGATLVHALSLSERVNPVNFDRLILQSGTALNPLFIDEDPLATARAIGREARCPYNSIHSPYELNHCLGRLKTSELLSAFVDHCNHNEERGLYSYGGSKLAVGDKHGYIPMHPALMLKNFKLPLLAGMTKDAGAFILTRKYDELVRVNSRNISDYINVVLKYTTLPKYYSTWRNWALEYIFSPQDIQNPVLGNLASGLLELTNLILYKAPLMESIKSAWNTNSTYLYSFDYRGQFHRFPKRRTHFPYELDANLSDDNMYLFPYPEEVSRLNSVDRSVSQMMVTMWTNFATSENPDQRSWPKMNNQFGPFVRIGRSLELDYHFGDGVASPDLYADMRRSMNNTSAVARFG